The Ischnura elegans chromosome 1, ioIscEleg1.1, whole genome shotgun sequence genome contains a region encoding:
- the LOC124153822 gene encoding piggyBac transposable element-derived protein 4-like, giving the protein MRFLIRLHLKKKVSSEICWSPPKVLFIPRHTVTLHRRTASLCNLDMSSDEMAYFLKVFPRSLIIFISQCTNKRLDILRKKKNLVNLCETDPGEILLVLGCMLVMSYNKVPSISDYWSHNPSLGNEAIKGAISRNRFQLLISKLYFTDPEQPASSSKTYYIDEVISCLKHTFSKARDESPYQSIDESMTKFKGRSALKQYLPLKPIKRGIKIWERCDAMTGYAYDLNVYSGKELGQDLPESSTLGERVVLSLTKTIRNPDVTLVFDRFFTSVHLLNSIQYPAVGTAISTRKNMPKFQGKLKRGEFEFLANHQRTMAARWQDSKEVTVLSNCHDATVNTANRKQKDGRKVKVDCPELICFYNKYMGGVDLSDQKVGVYDFDRRSNKWWKKVFYKVLMLAVVNSWILYMDTTKKDVRLLQFIVPLAEKMMAMGKEQSKVKRKRCRGRPSKIAKLMLNVGDHLPVEGNTRRRCMRCAQNKVEKRTKTLCTMCQVPLCRQCFTSYHT; this is encoded by the coding sequence ATGAGGTTCCTTATCCGGCTTCatctaaaaaaaaaggtttctagTGAAATATGCTGGTCTCCACcgaaggtattatttattcctagaCACACTGTGACATTACATCGTAGAACAGCCTCATTATGCAACTTGGATATGTCATCTGACGAAATGGCATACTTTCTAAAAGTGTTTCCTCGAAGTTTGATCATTTTTATCAGCCAGTGTACTAACAAACGTTTGGATATATTACGCAAGAAGAAAAATTTGGTCAATCTCTGTGAAACTGATCCAGGGGAGATATTGTTAGTTCTTGGATGCATGCTCGTGATGAGCTACAATAAAGTTCCAAGCATTTCGGACTATTGGTCGCATAATCCTTCCTTGGGAAATGAGGCAATCAAAGGAGCCATTTCACGAAACAGGTTTCAACTGCTTATATCAAAGCTCTACTTCACAGATCCTGAGCAACCTGCCAGCTCCTCAAAGACATACTATATTGATGAGGTAATATCTTGCCTAAAACATACATTTTCCAAGGCTAGAGATGAAAGCCCCTACCAGAGCATTGACGAATCTATGACGAAATTCAAGGGCAGGTCAGCTCTAAAGCAATATCTTCCCCTCAAGCCTATAAAACgaggaataaaaatttgggaGCGCTGTGATGCAATGACTGGATATGCATATGATTTGAATGTATACTCTGGCAAGGAATTGGGACAAGACCTACCGGAGAGTTCCACTCTGGGGGAAAGAGTTGTCTTATCTCTAACAAAAACAATCAGAAATCCAGATGTTACTCTTGTTTTTGATAGGTTTTTCACGAGCGTGCATCTACTAAATAGTATTCAATATCCAGCAGTAGGTACTGCTAttagtacaagaaaaaatatGCCGAAATTTCAAGGGAAATTGAAAAGAGGGGAATTCGAATTTCTTGCAAATCACCAACGAACAATGGCAGCCCGGTGGCAGGATAGCAAAGAAGTAACTGTTCTCAGTAATTGCCATGATGCAACAGTGAATACAGCAAACCGAAAGCAAAAGGATGGAAGAAAAGTAAAGGTAGACTGTCCAGAATTAATTTGCTTCTATAATAaatacatgggaggagtagatcttTCAGACCAGAAGGTGGGCGTGTATGACTTCGATAGGCGATCTAATAAGTggtggaaaaaagtattttataaggTACTTATGTTAGCAGTGGTAAATTCATGGATTTTGTATATGGACACAACCAAAAAGGATGTAAGGCTATTGCAGTTCATCGTGCCtttggcagaaaaaatgatggcaaTGGGTAAGGAACAAAGCAAAGTAAAACGGAAGCGATGCAGAGGCAGACCATCAAAAATAGCAAAGCTTATGCTGAACGTCGGTGACCACCTTCCCGTTGAGGGAAATACAAGGAGACGGTGCATGAGATGTGCACAGAACAAAGTAGAAAAGAGAACAAAAACTCTGTGCACAATGTGTCAAGTGCCACTCTGTAGACAATGTTTCACTTCCTATCACACATAG